In the Melanotaenia boesemani isolate fMelBoe1 chromosome 14, fMelBoe1.pri, whole genome shotgun sequence genome, GGGCTTTGTAAAACATAtcctttaaaggcaaaataagtagcattgacacctagtgtttcaaatcagaactgcagtcgaaagagaaaaacacggagagcgtCGTCCCACggttcttttatatacagtatatgaaggacggagaacatagcgccagcaaacatcatgatgaggagcgaagatgattcacacacacatgaagttgctatgctttgcaatgctagcgctaatttcacatgctaatttacgttagcataaaatagagtgtaaacaaacactacattaatcaacaaatgccgcgcagcagcagttttcccttagtctcacttaataaattaatttgatagtaatttaataagtttataaggacaaacacagtattcacttggcccaaacatcattacatttgttgttgtaaactaacaggccaccaatttactccactaatacatccatacagtcacacaaattaatttaatgagtgccgagaaataaattacactaaaatctttgtgaatcaagataaacttttcggttaatttaagcaaaattccggtgcttacctgccgaggagaaactttgccagctcagacttctccacctttcaaaagattttccaatattgatcctcgttttattccgtttttggtcgtttgcttttttagcaagATGCCCAGGCTTTTTAGGTTTATCTGAAACAATTTCTGGTCCACTTCTTTTACTAGTTTCCATACCTGcacactgctgctcttttgccaacataaaataccaaacgctgccttgttgttgttaggcaaccgtggggagtcgcatatgattggttaagaaaccaggaagttggaaagaccAACACAGTGTACTGAAGTTATTCCGACACTGAACTcgtattttgaaggagaaaaacttgacagacattgttgatgtaggacacaaattgtttatagggaagcttccttttatcactcgcagcaaatgagaacattttaaattatttttaaggaaaaaatcctaattattcagcctttaacaacaacaaagcaaagGAATCACAAACCAAAAGCAATCAGTAATatgtttctcctctttcttttatgCTTTCTTGATAATTTCTGCCATACGTTAGGGCTGGGTGATTAATTGATAatatcgaattttccatttcggAGATTTAATTtgatgaaaatctggatttttttttccatagttagcagcagacttagctcTCCCTCCACACCACAAACGGTGTTTGTTTGACAGAtgttcagtgaagtgacccttcactcatgccagggatttagctgtgcgtataactgcagtgagaaatgctgctctctatgagatgcagacgtcaacttaacccacaaaccctcgttaagagacaaccttcatcaggggaattgtttctgcagtggatcctgtatgataaggatccagatggaaagagatcacggatgcattgtgtcgcatactTCTATTTAAGATATGAAGTcttttatatggtggaaaagctaagacattatatgctttatttttgctggcattcatctatataagcaaataaatgtttttaataagtttgttttgtaaaagaaaagaaaaaaaaatctgagattttatttttaggccatatcgcccagccctaccatACATTTTCAGTAAGTGATTGTGGTTTATTTTGAGCTTTTCTAGACTGAAATCCCATTTCCTTCAGCAGTGTCTTACAATTCACTCACAAACCAATGGCTCCTGCTCTGCTGGCCATTTGAGCttttcctgtttgtgtgtgtgcgttcaCTTTCTGTTTTCAAGGTATGTTTTGAGTTTACTGTTGTGACGCTTTTCCCTCCTAACCTGATGTGTGTTTCCCTTTTATAACCTTTcaactttgtgtatttttgtatgtCTTCTAAATTTTAGAAACAGCTGACTGGGATTGACCTACATTTTTTGCCACGCTCTGAGTTGAattatctttttaaagtttcatgTGTTTCAGCTCAACCCCCTCTTGTTGGAGCAATGTTTTATGCAAATCAGTCTGGTGTAACAACTGGTTTAGCTCTGCAAAATTTCTTTAACAACAGACtcatttgcatatatatattGATGCAGGGAATTACTATAGTAATAGAAAATTAACTTTTGTGTTTATAATTGAGTGACTCCATATTTTTCCTGATTCATCTGACcaaaaaatgtatattaaagTTAttactgaaattttatttaaagttttgagTTATTTCATTACATGAATCAATTcatttcttccttccttccttcctctccaAATAAAAATGCCGAGCATCCTCCAAGTGTGGTGATTCCTTTATTTATGCTAGAAGTTGTAAGCCAGGTAAAAGTTCCAGTTTAAACATGCTAAGTCATTGTAAACATTGCCATCACTTATCTTGCACCTGACACCTGCTGAGGTCAGAAATATCTCAGATATCTGCACTTCTTATTAATCTGAAATTGACCCAgtttaacagaaataaatggttacaaatacacatttttttaatttgtgcatTCAATAAAGTAACAATGTGCCAGTGTTTTGGGgataatctgtgttttttttatgaatcgTATTTGGttataattatatgatataaATACCAtcatattattaaaaatatgatGGTATAAAATTAGTATTTGTGCATACATATTAGTAATGTACCTTTTGGGGCACTTCTCTTAAACCACCACCACGAACCCCTTCAGTAAATGTTATCTTGTCAGAAATCATTAACTTGTCAAGTCAAGCACAGGTTTTGTCAAGCACAGGaattgtgtgtgagtgtgtgctctTTTTTTATGCGTTTATATACGTTTTGCTAATGAATGGACCATGTTTCTGCTTTCAGGACAGAACTTGGGGATGGGCGCATGGGTGAATTGCTTAACTGGGGATGCTGAGTCTCAACAGTCAGTCACTGAGGGCTCGAGTTTGGACTTCCAGAGGCACACTGTAAAAACGCTGTTTTGATGAAGTGTTATAAGATGTGAATAAATCTTTAATTTAGCCTAATGTGTCCAATTATTTTGTAAATTCAcaacaattaaaatgttttaattaaactgcACGGCgaaagttgtttttcttatatttagTTCATTCATATGCAGAACCAGGATATTTGCAATAAAATTTTCAACAGCTCgatatgcttctttttcttttaggatgaCTTTGCCGATCCAGTCaaaaaagttgcatttttaAATTCCTCGGGAAAGTGTCTGATGGTGCAATTTAAATTGGTGTAAAATGACGGAATTTAAAGTATTGCAAAGTTGTCTGACGTATAAAACGCCATGTTTCGAACAGGCATTATCCTCATGTTATCGGGCTCAATGCAAAATTTGCGTGGATAATGTCTTTCATTTCTAACATTAGAGGGGGAGGGGACTGAAAGGGGAGAGGGGAGAAGGGATTTAACATAGCAAGAGGCAGAAAGCGAGATAGTGTCCTCAAGATGGATAAAAACGAGTAAGTACATCATCTAAAGGATAATAATGCCGCGAGCAAAGAATGAAGTAATAAGTGTGCCGTTCGGTCAATGTTAATACCGTTTTATGATCAATTTGGAAAGTATATTTGTCATCGATTAGGATTAGGCAAAAACAATTTGGGGTCTCACTATATGCAAATAGCTCTACGGCAATATCCAGTCTAGATGCACGTTTGTCTTTTTTGGCATTACTTTAATacgtttttttccttctttatatGTACAGATATGTCCGGTTCAGCCTTGAGTCGGTATCTTCTGCGTCGATAGTGTGATATTTAGACCGAGATTTTAGCTACGCACAGCGGCTGTAATTATTGCAGGTCTGACCTTCTGTTGCATACACAAAATCTTATCAAACTGTGATGTGCTTCAGGAATGAAGCGTGTTTAATTGATTAGAACTACTTTGTTCATATATAAAAGCCGGCACCGAGTCTGAAAGACAACGGTCGTCATTGTCGTGGTCGAGCGGCGCTCCAGTTTCACATGCATTACGTAAAACGTGCGCATTTTAGGCTATGAACATCAAGTAAGATGGTTAATTTACTGTTTCTTTAATCATTCAATTGTGTTAATAGACATTGTCACCGCCGCATCGTGATTACGGCCTTTTTTGTTGTCAAGTGTATGGTACTGTAGGTTAGAACGTTTCTGTTATTAACCACGAGCATTCAGGCAGTAGATTAAATACAATTTCctgttattgtaaaaataaagggCTAACAGCCTAAAAACGGGTTACCTTGCATTGCTCTCATCCCCATTTATCAGTCTGTAGACTTCTCGATTTCCCTCCTCCTGTTGTTGGCCCAGTCTCAATCCATCCCCTTGACTCTACACTTGACCCTACTCCTGTTTGCCTTGATGAGCTGTCCCACTTATTTTGGTCGCCTTAATTTGTTGCTACTTGATAAAAGTTCTACACAAGGCCACCTCCAAGCAGCCCCAAACCTTAAACATTTTTGATTAAACTTATAGCAGCTCTGAGTCTGCCATACAAAAAGAAGTTCATGTAAGTTAAAATTTGgaagtgtagttttttttttaaatattgtaatacataataaaaatgcaaatgtttaaCTGTATTAACAAACTATTTTCCTTTATATTTGACGTCtataacatatttaattaatgtgttttagcaTTTATACTCTTGTTCCTTTAGTAATCTACTTTATAGCACACGAGTACCTCCATGTTCTAACTCTTACTAACATGGTTTATGCTGCGAAAAACCTATGCTCTTATTTTGAAGTGTCAATACATAAACTTCCTGTCCTTTTCCGCATGCCTCGCTGTGTCTTTACGTAGCCGCGCTGCCCTGTTTTCCTTGCGGATGTAGTCGTCGTGTCCCGGCGAGACATGTAGGTAGTGATGTGGCTGAGGTCCGTGGCGGAGCGATCTGCGAACGACAAAAGAGATGAGACGTTGTTAGCTGGGAGATCCCATTACAGGGGACGCACGTTTTAAAATGGTCGAAACAAAAGCGTAAGAAACGATAGGCCTTTCAacccacaaacaaaacaaaacaaaacaaaaaaataagaaaaaaaagaaacaaccaaaaaccaaaatcgACACATCTCCTCAAGTCTAATCTGGTTATTTGTAGTAACTCTTAGTGGATTCATAGGCTACTCGCGTGGGAAATGGAGAAGAAAAGGTGGGATTGCACTGCTCTCCCCAAAGGCTGGAAAATGGAAGAAGTGACCAGAAAGTCGGGTTTGTCAGCTGGCAAGAGCGATGTCTATTACTTTAGGTACTAAACGAACGAGAGCTTGCAATAATTACAGTTGCACGATACACCGAGTTTACGGACTAAAACAGGAATGTGATCAGGAGGACGGTGGTTGGTATAAAGTTTGAGATGGAAAGGGGAGGGGGGTCTAGTTTTCGGCAGGGCAACAAGGCCAGCAGGCCACCTCCTCTCACATTTGTTGACGGGAGTCCGTCCATTCGTTCAGGCTAGTGGTAGCAGCCCACGGCTGTCAAGGCctttctgttaaataaaactcagtGTAAATGTCAGTTAATACTCTTTATTTCCCATTGAAGTGAATCAACAACGtcagatttgttttcatttagcaGAGCAGAAGAGCAAGATGAGGAACAGAGGCAAGAGAGGGGGGAGGCGGGTCGGTTGTATAGTTTGTGGTAGGCTAACTGTACAATCATACTGGTGTTAACAGTGGTGTGTGATACATTTGCATGAGTTACTAGCACGAATCCACCCACAGTTGTGCCATTGTTGGTCATCGCTCAGGTTAAAGACGTTGCTCCTTCAAGTGGAGCTACAATGTTTCCATCTTGAAACATTTGGCCAAGTGTTAGTTTTGCCATTTTAACATGTTCAGTCTTAGAGGTAAATTTCTGTGCTGTATATGAAAAAGTTATCATAAATGTGTGAAGCTTTTAGTAGATAACATGGTTTTAAAAGAGTATTCATGAAGGAGTGCACTCATTTCACATAGTGCTGCTAATGTTTTTCAGTGTCATTGCTCATTTGGATGTCTggttctttctgcttttttgacTTGTTGCACGTTGTGGTCCATGGTTACACGTTTCTGTCTGCCTTGTTCAACTGTGATGTGTCTGTCTTGCTGTCTTTCATCTCTGTGGGACTATCAGTCTTCATGTTGTTCAGTCTGtccatactttttatttttgacagcagATTGTATTGATTTGATGATTTTTCTTGTCTCTCCACCTTCCTTGCCAGTCCATCTGGGAAGAAGTTTCGGAGCAAGCCTCAGCTGGCCCGTTACCTTGGTAACCAGATGGACCTCAGCTCCTTTGATTTTCGCACGGGGAAGATGCTGATGAGCAAACTGAACAAGAACCGTCAGAGACTGCGATATGATAACAACAACCAGAACAAGGTGAGACAAAGGAGggaaattaataattaaaatgtgtcCAGAACTGGCTGTTGTttattaaaaagtgtttttaagtaCCAGAATATTGAGTGTGTAGTTTGCATCATACATATATCTGTAATggaaatttaatttttgtagGTTGCAAAGCATCTTTGAAGCAGCACTAACTTAATAAGATGCATTAAATCTGCACATGTGGCATGTTAACAGTAAAACTATTTCTATCAGACTTGTTAGTGCTAAATTGTCTCAAGTGCTGGTACAAGCCTCCTATAAACACAGATGTGGGTTTATAATCCAATTATTTCTAAAGAAATTAGTTCTGTGGTCTCATCCTCCTGTCTTTATCCTTATTTCTAAGGGCAAGCCTGATTTGAATACATCACTCCCAGTCAGGCAGACGGCCTCCATTTTTAAGCAGCCAGTTACCAAGGTTACCAACCATCCCAACAACAAAGTGAAAACAGACCCTCAGAAAGCTGTTGATCAACCTCGACAGGTGAAGAGATTCTGCTTATTGCCGTTGATGTTACGCCACACAAACCATCCAGATGTGTTTCTGAAACTGTAACATTGCAGATGTTGTGTAGGTCTTGGAGGGAAATGTGTACCTGGATGAACCAGAGTTGCGTTTGAGTAGCAGATTTGTTTGATGCATTTGAAGCAACTCCATATTTTTCTGTCTACAGCTGTTTTGGGAGAAAAAACTCAGTGGTCTTAATGCTTACGATATTGCAGAAGAGTTGGTGAAAACGATGGAGCTGCCTAAAGGCCTGCAAGGTGAACCAGCTGAGCATTAACAGAAGTAACGTTTAGATAATTCTTACAATGGCAGTGTTGCTGCAACAGCTCAAGACAAAAGCCACTGCGGTGTTTGTTTGTAATAACTGATGAccttgctgctgcttctgcagGCGTTGGACCGGGCTGCACAGATAAAACTCTCCTGTCAGCCATAGCGAGCGCTCTCCACACCAGCGCTGCTCCCATCACTGGGCAGCTgtctgctgctgtggagaagaacCCGGGAGTGTGGCTCAACACGACGCAGCCGCTGTGCAAAGCCTTTATAGTCACAGACGAGGACATCAGGTGGGTCATCACAGAACTGCTGCAATACATTGACCTCTTCTTTGGTTGGAATTCATTTTGTAATGTGCATGCGTTGTTGGCAGTTCACTCCACGCATTAGAATTATTAGACTGCAGAGGAATCCAGTAGCAACACTTCGACTGGCGAGAGTGATAAATTTTTGTCACTTCTGGTCTCTTGCAAAATGCACAAGCAAACGGTGAATTGCCTTCAACAGTTGGCTCTGAAAtgaatttccttttttaaaagatttgtattGGTTATTTAGAGCCAAATTTTCCACAAAAACAGCTGACACATTCTTTGAAAAATGGCTGATAGCCATGAGTAAGCGTGCTTGTTAGCTGGGATAATTCTGCTGCAAGCTCCACACAATCTGCAAAGCAACATCACCTGCTCTAACTTATCCAGTGTTTGCAACAGGCAGCTGCAACTGCCAACTGTAACAACTTCCTGTTGCATTTCTGAACaggaagcaggaggagctggtgCACAGTGTGAGGAAAAGGCTGGAGGAGGCGCTCATGGCTGACATGTTGGCCCATGTTGAAGAGGCTGCCAACGAAGGAGAGCCTCTGAAGGACGACGGCAACGGCAGTGAGGATATGGAAAGCGTATAGCACAGGTGGTTGGAGACATAAGTGAAGGGTGAGCCTGGTCATGTGTGTAGATGCAGCAGAGAAATAGGATGATTGACCTCATAAATGTTAGACttttgctaatttttttttttttttatgtcttgtaGGTTTTTCTAAAATCAAAATAGGATTGTTCAACGCCTTTTCACAAGACCACGAACAGTTGGAACCCTTTTTCCAGTCCAGCCCTGATGAACTGCCCCCTCCACCGACCGGTATCTGCATCCAACTTTAACCTCAACCCAATTCACTCCAGTGCAATCTCAGCATTTGTTTTATCATGAACTCTGCTGGACTTGACTGTATTAATCAGCCCAGATgatttttatgatgaaaacaacaaacaagatttaaaaaaaaaaaaaagacacaaatgaactttgaaatattagaaataatttAGCTACATTGTCAAATTCagtgttcagtgtgttttttacGAAAAGGTTTCAGAATTTTTTGTGACAATCATGTCAGTTACAAACGTTTCATTGTCAGCAGAAAGTTgattttgtttacttttctgGTTCTGGGCAGATTGGGAatgaatgtttttgtattttttggcATCTCACTGGAAATTTTAACGTGTGCTCCATGAGTAACTCAACACGATCGACGTGAATCTACTAGTTGTAGACCAATGTGAGGTGGTCTCACCTGCAGGCGGCTGATGTTACTAATATAGAAGATATAGTATGACACTTGAATCTGTTCAAAGTGGACAAAGTTTTAATGTAATTCCAAGGATGTTTTATCATCTACATCAGCTGTATTGTCTGAGTCACGCTCAGTACTGACTAAGGAGAGGACTTGTCATTTTTAATGAGTATATTTGCTCTGATAAACACATGCACGACTCAGCTGAGGGCAGTGGGAGAGAGATGACTTGAAACCTCTTTCGGTTGTTcaattgttgctgttttgtatttttcatcatTCTAGGTGCTTAGCGATGTTGGAAAACATTGCtattgtccttttttttgtgtgtgtcaatGTTACCACACACTTGCTGCCTCCTCTTAAACCCATGCACAAAACTGGTGACAGCAAATTATtgttagttttaattattatcTAAAGAACAatgatttttgcattttttttaatccctgtTGGGTGAAGAGTGAATAATTCATCCAGCTGAAATCATGAAATTCCCCTCGCAACATCAGCAGGCTGATTGCTGAAATGAATTTGATTGTGTTGATTATTAAAAGGTTTCAATATGTCACTAAATCTGCagtgtgcttttgttttatatcattGAAAATCTGATTAGTCATCTTTATAAGAGGTGTAACTTTGAAGAAATGTGCATTTATGGATGAGCAACACAGTACAATATGTGGATATTGCACCCCCCGTTCAGTCTTATTTTGCTGCTGATTCAACTCCAGTACCTCCAGAATTGGGGAGTGGAGCGGATGGTTCAGACATCAACCCCATTAACACTTTTGTGATCATGGTGTGCTTGAAGAACAACAAGACCACACTTGACCTGCAGAAACTCCCTGCTAAAGAAAATGTaaccaggctggtgaccagcatgaggaggaggaggtattAAGCCTCCTTCCTCAAAGGGTAAAATTAAAGTGTAAACATGTATTTCCTTATTATTATGTGAGAGTAcaatcatccaatccaccaagaaacttaaaacatgaataaataccAACAGGATAAAACTGCAGGggattttgaacattttttttaggccactacccacatgtttagctgtattgtccattccacagaagcacaatccttacaagttttacctcattgtaaaggtgacCAGTCGAGCTTTCTAATGATGTACAATACAGCATCAGTTTGTGTTACAAAAGTGGAGAAATAATCAGCCAAACACAAACTTCCTTGCTTTTTGTGCTAAGATTATATTAAGGAAAGGGTGTGTACTGTATCAGCTGTAACTGTTAAAACCTGCTATTTAGATGTcgcaaattaattt is a window encoding:
- the mbd3b gene encoding methyl-CpG-binding domain protein 3b isoform X2 produces the protein MDKNDRAEEQDEEQRQERGEAGRLYSLCPSGKKFRSKPQLARYLGNQMDLSSFDFRTGKMLMSKLNKNRQRLRYDNNNQNKGKPDLNTSLPVRQTASIFKQPVTKVTNHPNNKVKTDPQKAVDQPRQLFWEKKLSGLNAYDIAEELVKTMELPKGLQGVGPGCTDKTLLSAIASALHTSAAPITGQLSAAVEKNPGVWLNTTQPLCKAFIVTDEDIRKQEELVHSVRKRLEEALMADMLAHVEEAANEGEPLKDDGNGSEDMESV
- the mbd3b gene encoding methyl-CpG-binding domain protein 3b isoform X7, which translates into the protein MDKNDPSGKKFRSKPQLARYLGNQMDLSSFDFRTGKMLMSKLNKNRQRLRYDNNNQNKGKPDLNTSLPVRQTASIFKQPVTKVTNHPNNKVKTDPQKAVDQPRQLFWEKKLSGLNAYDIAEELVKTMELPKGLQGVGPGCTDKTLLSAIASALHTSAAPITGQLSAAVEKNPGVWLNTTQPLCKAFIVTDEDIRKQEELVHSVRKRLEEALMADMLAHVEEAANEGEPLKDDGNGSEDMESV
- the mbd3b gene encoding methyl-CpG-binding domain protein 3b isoform X4, which gives rise to MDKNDRAEEQDEEQSPSGKKFRSKPQLARYLGNQMDLSSFDFRTGKMLMSKLNKNRQRLRYDNNNQNKGKPDLNTSLPVRQTASIFKQPVTKVTNHPNNKVKTDPQKAVDQPRQLFWEKKLSGLNAYDIAEELVKTMELPKGLQGVGPGCTDKTLLSAIASALHTSAAPITGQLSAAVEKNPGVWLNTTQPLCKAFIVTDEDIRKQEELVHSVRKRLEEALMADMLAHVEEAANEGEPLKDDGNGSEDMESV
- the mbd3b gene encoding methyl-CpG-binding domain protein 3b isoform X3; this translates as MDKNEAEEQDEEQRQERGEAGRLYSLCPSGKKFRSKPQLARYLGNQMDLSSFDFRTGKMLMSKLNKNRQRLRYDNNNQNKGKPDLNTSLPVRQTASIFKQPVTKVTNHPNNKVKTDPQKAVDQPRQLFWEKKLSGLNAYDIAEELVKTMELPKGLQGVGPGCTDKTLLSAIASALHTSAAPITGQLSAAVEKNPGVWLNTTQPLCKAFIVTDEDIRKQEELVHSVRKRLEEALMADMLAHVEEAANEGEPLKDDGNGSEDMESV
- the mbd3b gene encoding methyl-CpG-binding domain protein 3b isoform X5, coding for MDKNEAEEQDEEQSPSGKKFRSKPQLARYLGNQMDLSSFDFRTGKMLMSKLNKNRQRLRYDNNNQNKGKPDLNTSLPVRQTASIFKQPVTKVTNHPNNKVKTDPQKAVDQPRQLFWEKKLSGLNAYDIAEELVKTMELPKGLQGVGPGCTDKTLLSAIASALHTSAAPITGQLSAAVEKNPGVWLNTTQPLCKAFIVTDEDIRKQEELVHSVRKRLEEALMADMLAHVEEAANEGEPLKDDGNGSEDMESV
- the mbd3b gene encoding methyl-CpG-binding domain protein 3b isoform X6, whose amino-acid sequence is MVETKAPSGKKFRSKPQLARYLGNQMDLSSFDFRTGKMLMSKLNKNRQRLRYDNNNQNKGKPDLNTSLPVRQTASIFKQPVTKVTNHPNNKVKTDPQKAVDQPRQLFWEKKLSGLNAYDIAEELVKTMELPKGLQGVGPGCTDKTLLSAIASALHTSAAPITGQLSAAVEKNPGVWLNTTQPLCKAFIVTDEDIRKQEELVHSVRKRLEEALMADMLAHVEEAANEGEPLKDDGNGSEDMESV
- the mbd3b gene encoding methyl-CpG-binding domain protein 3b isoform X1 — protein: MEKKRWDCTALPKGWKMEEVTRKSGLSAGKSDVYYFSPSGKKFRSKPQLARYLGNQMDLSSFDFRTGKMLMSKLNKNRQRLRYDNNNQNKGKPDLNTSLPVRQTASIFKQPVTKVTNHPNNKVKTDPQKAVDQPRQLFWEKKLSGLNAYDIAEELVKTMELPKGLQGVGPGCTDKTLLSAIASALHTSAAPITGQLSAAVEKNPGVWLNTTQPLCKAFIVTDEDIRKQEELVHSVRKRLEEALMADMLAHVEEAANEGEPLKDDGNGSEDMESV